One Desulfobulbus oligotrophicus DNA segment encodes these proteins:
- the rpoZ gene encoding DNA-directed RNA polymerase subunit omega, translated as MARITVEDCLEKVGDDNRFALIHLAVERIRQHRKGEPFLVTGKNKEVVMTLREIAAGKVTFDNIHELSRKPKAEQVIEPEAVDEEDEE; from the coding sequence ATGGCTCGCATTACTGTAGAAGATTGTTTGGAAAAAGTCGGTGATGACAACAGGTTTGCTCTTATTCATCTGGCGGTGGAGCGCATTCGCCAGCATCGCAAGGGGGAACCTTTTCTGGTTACCGGTAAAAACAAAGAGGTTGTCATGACGCTTCGGGAGATTGCCGCCGGCAAGGTGACATTTGATAATATTCATGAACTCTCCAGAAAGCCCAAGGCCGAACAGGTGATTGAGCCGGAAGCCGTGGATGAAGAGGATGAAGAATAG
- a CDS encoding radical SAM protein, whose protein sequence is MNVASPATARTVGFKHGERNVFFHLLTACNLSCRHCYINPDQHGTQTLSLETVRQWLRLFARSEQETNLILLGGEPTLHPELPAIIRAAKNLRYAVTVDTNGYLFHDLLNRVTPDELDYLSFSLDGPDAATNDPIRGEGVFDRCTANIRRAVAAGFNTSLIYTVSSLNVEQLPQMPALLSDLGVHRFFIQVIGLRGSSATPQSEAATHWQVEPQQWLEIIPQVAAEAAQRGIHVVFPKVFLDPGEQFQCAGIVSENYFIFPNGRVYRCPLCEDYPIHSAVIENNRLVPCDGLTEERFFQLTIPEGCVMNRLLQPGNISYHSDGTPVHCISCCLLKQEILPVSS, encoded by the coding sequence ATGAACGTTGCATCGCCTGCAACGGCGCGTACAGTCGGGTTTAAACATGGGGAGCGCAACGTATTTTTTCATCTCCTCACAGCCTGTAATCTGAGCTGCCGTCACTGTTACATCAACCCTGATCAGCATGGTACCCAGACGCTTTCCTTGGAAACGGTGCGGCAGTGGTTACGACTTTTTGCCAGGTCGGAACAGGAGACAAACCTTATACTTCTGGGCGGTGAACCCACCCTGCACCCGGAGCTGCCGGCGATCATCAGGGCTGCCAAGAACCTGCGCTATGCGGTAACCGTTGATACGAACGGTTATCTTTTTCACGACCTGCTCAACCGGGTGACCCCTGATGAACTGGATTACTTGAGCTTCAGCCTTGACGGACCGGATGCGGCAACCAACGACCCGATCCGGGGAGAGGGTGTTTTTGACCGGTGTACGGCGAATATCCGCAGGGCGGTGGCTGCCGGTTTCAACACCAGCCTTATTTACACGGTTTCCAGCCTCAATGTTGAACAACTGCCCCAGATGCCGGCGTTACTGTCCGATTTGGGCGTCCACCGTTTTTTCATCCAGGTGATCGGTCTGCGAGGCAGTTCAGCAACACCGCAGTCCGAGGCAGCGACACACTGGCAGGTCGAACCGCAGCAGTGGCTGGAGATTATTCCTCAGGTAGCCGCAGAAGCAGCACAGCGGGGAATTCATGTGGTCTTTCCCAAGGTATTTCTTGACCCTGGTGAACAGTTTCAATGTGCAGGGATTGTGTCTGAAAATTATTTTATTTTCCCCAACGGTCGCGTGTATCGTTGCCCCCTGTGTGAAGATTATCCAATCCACAGTGCCGTCATCGAAAACAATCGTCTGGTCCCCTGCGATGGTCTGACTGAGGAGCGTTTCTTCCAGCTGACTATTCCAGAGGGTTGTGTCATGAACAGGCTGCTGCAACCGGGAAATATCAGTTACCATAGTGACGGTACCCCGGTGCATTGTATCTCCTGTTGTTTGCTCAAACAGGAGATATTGCCTGTCTCTTCCTGA
- a CDS encoding SPFH domain-containing protein: MGADNVILLEALEWFDESGEELLHRVPEQGSGEIKFGAQLTVRESQAAVLFYKGRACTVFGPGRHTLKTGNIPLLTKILSAPWGMVSPLRAEVFFVNLKVFTDLKWGTRDPIAFRDAELGLVRLRAHGVFNLRVVQPLLLINNLAGTMGRYTTDQIEDYLREVIVSRFNDYLGKHLHSLFDLPGRFDDIADGLQKRLVQDFTRFGLSLAGFYITSITPPTEVQQAIDDRSRLSVITDMDAFVRMKAAMAMEKAATGGGEAGAGLGLGLGMMMPAMLGGMQTGGGAVAAGGSRVQETVCEGCDNRVPADARFCPYCGHQQVRRHYCRNCGNDLSAGAQFCPRCGYPVDEDRELICSQCQKVNVARASFCNGCGGKLA; the protein is encoded by the coding sequence ATGGGGGCAGATAATGTTATTTTGCTGGAAGCCCTGGAATGGTTCGATGAGAGCGGTGAGGAGCTGCTGCATCGTGTACCGGAACAGGGATCCGGTGAAATTAAATTCGGCGCGCAACTCACCGTACGTGAGAGTCAGGCTGCGGTCCTTTTTTATAAAGGTCGGGCCTGTACTGTTTTCGGGCCGGGCCGGCATACGCTCAAAACCGGCAACATCCCTCTTCTGACCAAGATCCTCTCCGCACCTTGGGGAATGGTCAGTCCGCTCAGAGCCGAGGTGTTTTTTGTTAATCTCAAGGTATTTACCGATCTGAAATGGGGGACCCGCGACCCCATCGCCTTTCGCGACGCTGAGCTGGGTCTGGTCCGACTGCGCGCCCACGGTGTGTTTAACCTTCGCGTTGTGCAGCCGCTTTTGCTGATCAACAATCTGGCCGGAACCATGGGACGGTATACCACTGATCAGATAGAAGACTATCTGCGCGAGGTGATTGTTTCCCGGTTCAACGATTACCTGGGAAAACATCTCCACTCGCTGTTTGACCTGCCGGGTAGATTTGACGATATTGCAGACGGTTTGCAGAAGCGACTGGTACAGGACTTTACCCGTTTCGGGCTGTCTTTAGCCGGTTTTTATATTACCTCCATAACCCCGCCGACGGAAGTGCAGCAGGCCATTGACGATCGATCCAGATTGAGTGTTATTACAGATATGGACGCCTTTGTCCGGATGAAGGCCGCCATGGCCATGGAAAAGGCGGCAACAGGCGGCGGTGAGGCCGGGGCTGGTTTAGGGCTGGGATTGGGAATGATGATGCCTGCGATGCTTGGCGGCATGCAGACCGGCGGAGGTGCTGTTGCAGCCGGTGGCTCAAGGGTACAGGAGACTGTTTGTGAAGGTTGTGATAACAGAGTTCCGGCTGATGCCCGTTTTTGTCCTTACTGCGGTCATCAGCAGGTCCGCAGACACTACTGTCGCAACTGCGGCAATGATCTGAGTGCAGGAGCACAGTTTTGCCCCCGGTGCGGTTATCCTGTGGATGAGGATAGGGAGCTCATCTGCTCGCAATGTCAGAAAGTCAATGTGGCCCGGGCAAGTTTTTGCAACGGGTGCGGCGGCAAACTGGCCTGA
- a CDS encoding bifunctional nucleoside/nucleotide kinase/histidine phosphatase family protein, with protein MKRKLVIVMMGLPARGKSTMARKLGRTLELDGVRVRIFNNGELRRRLDSGTDTSSAAFFSPANIQGVEMRERIAQMNIEAAQTFFSEGGEVAIMDASNVTRRRRQHVADSFPGVPLCYIECLNADEEALEANLERKVRLKEFQHLTHDQALESFIQRIRSYESIYEPLDAETNRIVVDSFESCILQEHITDVLPYYDRIRDILTTRVVRNLFLVRHGETLFNQEDRIGGDSDLTGKGREQANALAEHFATVRIPIIFTSNYKRTLQTATPIAERQHPCSIIALPEFNEIYAGQCEGMTYEEVRQQMPDVAKERGRNKYSYVYPDGEGYMTMEERVLRGLKKVFFLNNYSENIMIVGHRAVNRVILSCFLSRQEEEIPYIYMPQDRYYHIQIDPHKRIFELIAYRSIVSGGISW; from the coding sequence ATGAAACGAAAGCTGGTGATTGTGATGATGGGATTACCGGCCCGCGGTAAATCAACCATGGCGCGCAAACTCGGGCGCACGCTTGAACTTGACGGGGTCCGCGTACGGATCTTCAACAATGGTGAATTGCGGCGGCGTCTTGACAGCGGTACTGATACCTCTTCTGCTGCATTCTTTTCACCTGCCAACATCCAGGGGGTTGAGATGCGGGAGCGGATCGCCCAGATGAATATCGAGGCGGCACAGACGTTCTTCAGTGAAGGCGGCGAGGTTGCGATCATGGATGCCAGCAACGTGACCAGACGCCGTCGGCAGCATGTTGCCGACTCGTTTCCCGGGGTGCCGCTGTGTTATATCGAATGCCTCAACGCCGACGAAGAGGCGCTGGAGGCTAATCTGGAACGTAAGGTCCGCTTGAAGGAATTTCAGCACCTGACCCATGATCAGGCTCTGGAGAGCTTTATTCAGCGCATCCGCTCTTATGAATCGATTTACGAACCCCTTGACGCTGAGACCAACCGTATTGTTGTTGACTCCTTTGAATCCTGTATCCTGCAGGAGCACATCACCGATGTGTTGCCGTATTACGACCGGATCCGTGATATTCTCACCACCCGGGTCGTTCGCAACCTCTTTCTGGTCCGACACGGTGAAACCCTGTTTAATCAGGAGGATCGCATTGGTGGCGATTCGGATCTGACCGGCAAGGGACGTGAACAGGCAAATGCCCTGGCCGAACATTTTGCCACGGTGCGTATCCCTATTATTTTTACCAGCAACTATAAGCGGACACTGCAGACCGCCACACCGATAGCCGAGCGACAGCACCCCTGTTCAATTATTGCTCTGCCGGAATTCAATGAGATTTACGCCGGGCAGTGTGAAGGCATGACCTATGAGGAGGTTCGGCAACAGATGCCGGATGTGGCGAAAGAACGGGGCCGCAACAAGTACAGCTATGTCTATCCGGATGGAGAGGGGTACATGACCATGGAGGAACGGGTGCTGCGCGGCCTGAAAAAGGTATTTTTCCTGAACAACTACAGTGAAAATATCATGATCGTCGGTCACCGTGCGGTCAACCGGGTGATCTTATCCTGTTTTTTATCCCGCCAGGAAGAGGAGATCCCGTACATCTATATGCCGCAGGACCGTTATTATCATATCCAGATAGATCCGCATAAACGGATCTTTGAGCTCATTGCGTACCGAAGTATCGTTTCAGGCGGTATCAGCTGGTAA
- a CDS encoding twin-arginine translocase TatA/TatE family subunit yields the protein MFGIGLPEMIVIFAVALIVVGPDKLPGLAKSMAKGLMDLKKTLHQVREELTKESESLNSVQDELRKTADELRGKMIGVDPSVWQPDTSSDPNDEPLDIDPEPEARAIEAEFHTDSQILNDTAATDQTTPEVSEADPTSSDSPDEQPAPEPDNRQ from the coding sequence ATGTTTGGTATCGGCCTCCCGGAAATGATTGTGATCTTTGCTGTTGCCCTGATTGTGGTTGGTCCGGACAAGTTACCCGGGCTGGCCAAATCAATGGCCAAGGGCCTGATGGATTTAAAAAAGACACTGCATCAGGTTCGGGAAGAACTGACCAAAGAAAGTGAGTCACTGAACTCGGTACAGGATGAACTGCGCAAGACCGCCGACGAACTGCGAGGAAAGATGATCGGTGTTGATCCTTCAGTATGGCAGCCAGACACCTCTTCTGATCCGAACGATGAGCCTCTGGATATTGATCCGGAACCTGAAGCGCGCGCCATCGAAGCCGAGTTTCATACTGACAGTCAGATCCTTAACGACACAGCTGCAACAGACCAAACCACTCCGGAAGTCAGTGAAGCCGACCCCACCTCCTCAGACTCACCTGACGAACAACCGGCTCCTGAGCCGGACAATCGGCAATGA
- a CDS encoding nucleoside deaminase has protein sequence MMSEHEQFMRVALDEARHALAAGEFPVGCVMTIDRRIVAQGRRHHSQGERCNEIDHAEMLTLRQLIAGHPELDLSTVTVYTTLEPCLMCYTTMLLSGIRTFVWAYEDVMGGGVNLPLYMLNSLYAQMKVYLYDRVLRRESVRLFQEFFRTGSYWQDSLLARYTLAQDVEAEQP, from the coding sequence ATGATGAGCGAACACGAACAGTTCATGCGGGTTGCCCTGGATGAGGCCCGGCACGCCCTTGCTGCCGGCGAGTTTCCCGTCGGTTGTGTCATGACCATTGACAGGCGTATTGTTGCCCAGGGCAGGCGACATCACAGTCAGGGTGAGCGTTGCAATGAAATCGATCATGCGGAGATGCTGACTTTACGACAGCTGATTGCCGGGCATCCTGAACTCGACCTCAGCACCGTGACAGTCTACACAACCCTGGAGCCCTGTCTCATGTGCTATACCACCATGCTGCTGTCGGGAATCCGTACCTTTGTGTGGGCGTATGAGGATGTTATGGGAGGAGGCGTCAATCTGCCGCTCTACATGCTGAACAGCCTGTATGCACAGATGAAGGTGTATCTGTATGATCGGGTGTTGCGCCGGGAAAGTGTCCGACTTTTTCAGGAATTTTTTCGAACCGGTTCGTACTGGCAGGACAGTCTCCTGGCGAGATACACCCTGGCCCAGGATGTGGAGGCCGAACAGCCATGA
- the nrfH gene encoding cytochrome c nitrite reductase small subunit, translating to MKYLAIFAVIVAVGVFANLVHESQALSYLSSDPQVCINCHPMNIHYDTWQHSSHRDKAICVDCHLPRDSFINKMIAKARDGYNHSVAMTFKTYGYNLRVSDDAARRIQENCISCHSEVVSEMMANSALYDKVADSSVQMGRRCWECHRETPHGRMRNITGSQNNFTAQVF from the coding sequence ATGAAATATCTCGCTATTTTTGCTGTGATTGTGGCTGTTGGCGTGTTTGCCAACCTTGTCCATGAGTCACAAGCACTCTCCTATCTATCGAGTGATCCTCAGGTTTGCATCAACTGCCATCCCATGAACATCCACTACGATACCTGGCAACACAGTTCCCACCGAGACAAAGCCATCTGCGTGGATTGCCACCTGCCCCGTGATAGTTTTATCAACAAGATGATCGCCAAGGCCAGAGACGGGTACAATCACTCCGTGGCCATGACCTTCAAAACGTACGGTTATAACCTGCGTGTCAGCGATGATGCGGCCAGGAGAATTCAAGAAAACTGTATCTCCTGCCACAGTGAAGTCGTCTCTGAGATGATGGCCAACAGTGCGCTCTATGATAAGGTCGCGGACAGCAGTGTGCAGATGGGGCGAAGGTGTTGGGAGTGTCATCGGGAGACACCCCATGGTAGAATGCGCAACATTACAGGATCACAGAACAATTTCACTGCCCAGGTATTTTAA
- a CDS encoding adenylosuccinate synthase translates to MASVVVVGAQWGDEGKGKIVDLLTQYADYVVRFQGGNNAGHTLVVDGKKYVFHIIPSGILYEKKTCAIGNGVIIDPGVLLTEMAELAEKGIVVTPKQLLISANAHLIMPYHQRLDVAREKTLATGKKIGTTGRGIGPCYMDKIGRVGMKVGDLLDMALFTDKLQAAVEEKNFILTRQFDAQPVDFDKILSQFEVYSAQLAPFIGNVSVELDQARKKGKHILFEGAQGTQLDVDHGTYPFVTSSNTTAGNACIGSGFGPGHINEVIGILKAYTTRVGEGPFPTELPEGDVIGDALQQKGHEYGATTGRRRRCGWFDAVVASDAVRLNGLTGFAVTKLDVLSGLQKIKIATQYRVDGESYTFMPENIRKAQSAKPVYEEMAGWEVELSDIRSYEDLPEQAKSYLKRVEDLTGVAPMIVSVGPDREETLLLRNPFAVPGQ, encoded by the coding sequence ATGGCCAGTGTAGTCGTGGTCGGAGCCCAGTGGGGTGATGAGGGCAAGGGGAAAATTGTTGATCTTCTCACCCAGTACGCTGATTATGTTGTCCGTTTTCAGGGCGGTAACAATGCCGGCCATACGTTGGTTGTCGATGGCAAGAAGTATGTCTTTCACATCATACCTTCAGGTATTTTGTACGAGAAGAAAACCTGTGCCATTGGTAACGGCGTTATCATCGATCCGGGTGTTTTGCTCACCGAGATGGCTGAACTTGCCGAAAAGGGGATTGTTGTTACGCCGAAACAACTGTTGATCAGTGCTAATGCGCATCTGATTATGCCCTATCACCAGCGCCTGGACGTGGCCCGCGAAAAAACTCTGGCAACCGGGAAGAAAATAGGTACCACGGGTCGAGGCATCGGGCCCTGCTATATGGACAAGATCGGGCGTGTAGGGATGAAAGTTGGTGATCTGCTTGATATGGCCCTGTTTACTGATAAGCTGCAGGCAGCTGTGGAGGAGAAAAATTTTATCCTTACCCGGCAATTTGATGCGCAACCCGTTGATTTTGACAAAATACTCTCTCAGTTTGAGGTCTATTCAGCACAGCTTGCACCGTTTATCGGGAATGTTTCCGTGGAGCTGGATCAGGCCCGTAAAAAAGGCAAGCATATCCTGTTTGAAGGAGCGCAGGGAACACAGCTTGATGTTGACCATGGCACCTATCCTTTTGTCACCTCCTCAAACACGACTGCCGGTAATGCCTGTATCGGTTCCGGTTTCGGGCCCGGCCACATCAACGAGGTCATCGGGATACTCAAGGCATATACCACCCGGGTGGGAGAAGGACCTTTTCCCACCGAACTGCCGGAAGGAGACGTGATAGGTGATGCTTTGCAGCAAAAAGGGCATGAGTATGGGGCAACGACAGGTCGACGTCGACGTTGTGGCTGGTTTGATGCTGTCGTTGCAAGTGACGCTGTCCGCTTAAACGGTTTGACCGGATTTGCAGTCACCAAACTTGATGTACTTTCCGGCCTGCAAAAAATAAAGATAGCTACTCAATATCGGGTAGATGGTGAATCATATACCTTTATGCCTGAAAATATTCGCAAGGCACAGTCAGCCAAACCTGTGTACGAGGAGATGGCAGGCTGGGAGGTTGAACTGTCCGATATTCGATCCTATGAAGATCTGCCGGAACAGGCAAAGTCTTATCTGAAGCGGGTTGAGGACCTGACAGGCGTGGCTCCGATGATTGTTTCCGTCGGACCCGATCGAGAAGAAACACTGCTGTTGCGCAATCCTTTTGCTGTTCCCGGTCAGTGA
- the tatC gene encoding twin-arginine translocase subunit TatC, which produces MIGILDQFRPHHQELRKRLIRSCLILTLASIIAYLFKDTIASWCMRPLYEAYPQLGKLVYTKLTDAFLSYLKLSLLTGLAVSFPFLLYELWLFISPGLLDNEKRMVRTITLWATLLFAGGTLFAFFVALPRMLHYFMSYTSTNLVPMLKIGMYLTFTIRMMLAFGIAFQIPFLMVMAIRAGLLQPDHFRTKRLPFYLAIVILSFLLTTGEVTATALLSFPLFGLYEMGILAGRVFGGKKQQHNSSSTA; this is translated from the coding sequence ATGATCGGCATTCTGGATCAATTCCGGCCTCACCATCAAGAGCTGCGCAAACGGCTTATCCGCTCCTGTCTTATCCTTACACTGGCCAGTATTATCGCCTATCTGTTTAAAGATACCATTGCCTCCTGGTGTATGCGGCCGCTGTATGAGGCATATCCGCAGCTCGGCAAGCTGGTGTACACAAAGCTGACCGATGCCTTTCTCAGCTATCTGAAACTCTCTTTACTGACAGGTCTGGCTGTCAGTTTTCCTTTTTTACTGTATGAACTCTGGCTCTTCATCTCACCCGGACTTCTGGACAATGAAAAACGCATGGTGCGAACAATCACTCTCTGGGCAACCCTGCTGTTTGCCGGGGGCACTCTCTTTGCCTTTTTTGTCGCCCTGCCGCGCATGCTGCACTACTTTATGAGTTACACTTCCACCAACCTTGTTCCCATGCTGAAGATCGGCATGTACCTGACCTTCACCATCAGGATGATGCTGGCCTTCGGCATTGCCTTCCAGATCCCCTTTCTCATGGTCATGGCGATTCGAGCCGGCCTTCTGCAGCCCGATCATTTCCGCACTAAACGGCTCCCCTTTTACTTAGCCATTGTCATTCTTTCTTTTCTGCTGACCACCGGCGAAGTAACCGCCACCGCGCTGCTCTCCTTTCCACTGTTCGGGCTCTACGAGATGGGCATCCTTGCCGGTCGTGTCTTCGGCGGGAAGAAGCAGCAGCACAACTCATCCTCAACCGCCTGA
- the dnaJ gene encoding molecular chaperone DnaJ: protein MSKSYYEILGVSKDASAEAIKKAYRKLAMKHHPDRNQGDSNSEEKFKEAAEAYEVLSDLQKRRIYDTYGKEGLLNSGYSGPGSSEDIFSHINDLFGDLFGFGGGRGRRRDPSAPVHGEDLRYDIRISFMEAVHGIHRQVELTKKETCWTCEGSGSRPGHKPQTCPTCQGHGQVMRSQGFFQVTTTCPQCHGQGQIITDPCTDCQGEGLINRSKKVSIRIPAGVDTGSRMRLAGEGEGGRRGGQSGDLYVVIHVDGHEHFQRDGQTIYLRFPVSMVQAALGCEAEVPTIHGSTMLKIPAGTQSGTRFTLRGDGVASLRGGAKGDMVVEAQVKTPTKLTKEQKELLREFEKLSKEHEGDGFFSRLFHGHVGKQKKKNVDQEKVANA from the coding sequence ATGAGTAAAAGCTACTATGAAATTTTAGGCGTCAGTAAGGACGCGTCTGCAGAAGCGATAAAAAAGGCATATCGCAAGTTGGCGATGAAACATCATCCTGATCGTAACCAGGGTGACAGCAATAGCGAAGAGAAGTTCAAAGAAGCTGCCGAGGCCTACGAGGTGCTCAGCGATCTGCAAAAACGGCGTATTTACGATACCTATGGTAAAGAAGGGCTGCTGAACAGCGGGTATAGCGGACCCGGCAGTAGTGAAGATATCTTTTCCCATATCAACGACCTGTTCGGTGACCTGTTCGGTTTCGGAGGCGGGCGGGGAAGACGTCGCGATCCTTCTGCACCTGTGCACGGCGAAGACCTTCGTTACGATATTCGCATTTCTTTCATGGAAGCTGTGCACGGGATACATCGACAGGTTGAACTCACCAAAAAAGAAACCTGCTGGACCTGCGAAGGCAGTGGATCACGGCCCGGACACAAACCTCAGACCTGTCCCACCTGTCAGGGGCATGGTCAGGTGATGCGTTCTCAGGGGTTTTTCCAGGTGACAACCACTTGTCCTCAGTGTCACGGGCAAGGACAGATCATCACGGATCCCTGTACTGACTGCCAGGGGGAGGGTTTGATCAACCGCAGTAAAAAGGTCAGTATCCGAATTCCGGCCGGGGTTGACACCGGTTCCCGTATGCGCCTTGCCGGAGAAGGCGAGGGAGGGCGTCGTGGTGGACAGTCAGGTGATCTCTATGTGGTGATTCATGTTGATGGTCACGAACATTTTCAACGGGACGGCCAGACCATCTATCTTCGTTTTCCAGTTTCCATGGTGCAGGCTGCGCTGGGGTGTGAGGCGGAAGTACCCACCATTCATGGCAGTACAATGTTGAAGATTCCCGCTGGAACCCAATCCGGCACACGGTTTACCCTGCGCGGCGATGGAGTCGCCAGTTTGCGTGGCGGTGCTAAAGGTGACATGGTGGTTGAGGCACAGGTGAAAACCCCGACCAAACTGACCAAAGAACAAAAAGAACTGCTTCGCGAGTTTGAGAAACTGAGTAAAGAACACGAAGGGGATGGCTTTTTTTCACGGCTTTTCCATGGCCATGTCGGCAAGCAGAAAAAAAAGAACGTTGATCAGGAAAAGGTGGCAAATGCCTGA
- a CDS encoding DMT family transporter, with protein sequence MAVPASQTRQADLARHRQLLGWLAVFGSAVFFYLATAIISWGRSYVTISATYYTFARFVLGFVLVGTVFVLKGHRPSCNHVHYIFGRTVTNALAVLCFYKAVDVSSLASANILNMTYPVFVAIFSWITLRDQRDTVALGIVGLASLGIWLILDPAGTTLDWNNYWGLLSGLFAGVSIIYLNLSRQFHDAQTILFYMFGLGALCILPFLHGTIFLPRPLDLFFLLTCSIAGILGQYLLTYGFLYVTAVEGAVISSSRILIAAFLGPFLVADPPLTATGWLGAALLFAANVALAVRKKPSR encoded by the coding sequence ATGGCTGTGCCCGCTTCCCAAACCCGACAGGCCGATCTGGCTCGACACCGGCAACTCCTTGGCTGGCTGGCTGTTTTCGGCTCTGCCGTCTTCTTTTATCTGGCCACAGCCATTATCAGCTGGGGTCGCTCTTATGTAACCATAAGCGCCACCTACTACACCTTTGCCCGCTTTGTTCTCGGCTTTGTGCTGGTAGGAACAGTGTTTGTCCTCAAGGGGCATCGGCCAAGCTGCAACCATGTCCATTATATTTTCGGCCGTACTGTGACCAATGCTCTGGCAGTCCTCTGTTTTTACAAAGCAGTTGATGTCTCCTCGCTTGCCAGTGCCAATATCCTCAACATGACCTATCCTGTTTTTGTCGCGATCTTTTCATGGATCACACTCCGGGATCAACGCGATACCGTGGCGCTGGGTATCGTCGGCCTTGCCTCTCTGGGCATCTGGCTCATTCTCGATCCAGCAGGCACAACACTGGACTGGAACAACTACTGGGGACTTCTTTCCGGTCTGTTTGCCGGGGTCTCGATCATCTATCTCAATCTCAGCCGACAATTCCACGATGCGCAGACCATTCTCTTCTACATGTTCGGTTTGGGAGCTCTCTGTATTCTTCCCTTTCTCCACGGGACGATCTTTCTGCCCAGACCGCTGGATCTCTTCTTTCTGCTGACCTGTTCGATTGCGGGAATTCTTGGACAGTACCTGTTAACCTACGGTTTTCTCTACGTCACCGCAGTCGAAGGCGCGGTCATCTCCTCAAGCCGTATTCTCATTGCCGCCTTTCTCGGTCCGTTTCTGGTTGCCGATCCACCACTTACCGCAACCGGATGGCTGGGCGCCGCCCTGCTCTTTGCTGCAAATGTTGCGCTGGCTGTCCGAAAAAAACCGTCCCGGTAA
- a CDS encoding nitrous oxide-stimulated promoter family protein: protein MKQHPVPDNQPTATHFSSRRLQREATTVKAMLSLFCTAHHGGSSQLCPQCQALLNYAYRRLQHCPFQKCKPTCGKCRIHCYAPAQGRQIREVMRFSGPRMLLLHPLLTLRHFLDGLYKPQSRE from the coding sequence ATGAAACAACATCCAGTGCCGGACAACCAGCCGACAGCCACACATTTTTCTTCCCGACGATTACAACGTGAAGCCACAACAGTAAAGGCCATGCTTTCGTTATTCTGTACAGCGCATCATGGCGGCTCATCACAGTTATGTCCGCAATGTCAGGCCCTTCTGAACTATGCATACAGACGGTTGCAACACTGCCCTTTCCAGAAATGCAAGCCCACCTGCGGCAAGTGCCGGATCCACTGCTATGCACCGGCTCAGGGCAGACAGATCAGAGAAGTTATGCGCTTTTCCGGGCCACGCATGCTCCTGTTGCATCCACTTTTAACACTGCGTCATTTCCTCGACGGACTCTATAAACCGCAGTCAAGAGAATAG
- the moaC gene encoding cyclic pyranopterin monophosphate synthase MoaC, whose translation MPEQLTHFDGHGNARMVNVGDKAATVRRATAAGAVTMSRQVYDMVRQGTAKKGDVLGVARIAGIMAAKKVDQLVPLCHPLNITGVDIAFSFSDADTAVAIEATVSVNGTTGVEMEALTAVSVAALTIYDMCKAVDKTMVITDIRLLHKSGGKSGDFVRSFTSVPL comes from the coding sequence ATGCCTGAACAGTTGACCCATTTTGACGGTCATGGTAACGCTCGGATGGTTAATGTGGGTGACAAGGCGGCAACTGTTCGACGCGCGACTGCTGCAGGGGCTGTCACCATGTCACGACAGGTCTATGACATGGTTCGGCAGGGAACGGCCAAGAAAGGAGATGTTCTGGGAGTGGCTCGTATTGCCGGGATAATGGCGGCTAAAAAAGTTGACCAGTTGGTGCCTCTTTGCCACCCGCTGAACATCACCGGAGTGGATATTGCCTTCTCGTTCAGTGATGCGGATACGGCTGTTGCAATCGAGGCAACGGTATCCGTCAACGGCACGACAGGCGTGGAAATGGAAGCACTGACAGCGGTGTCAGTCGCGGCGCTCACCATCTATGACATGTGCAAAGCGGTTGATAAAACCATGGTCATCACTGACATCCGTTTACTGCACAAGAGCGGCGGCAAGAGTGGGGATTTCGTCAGGTCTTTCACCTCTGTACCACTATGA